A part of Geothrix oryzae genomic DNA contains:
- the yidD gene encoding membrane protein insertion efficiency factor YidD: MRFQPTAWVCRGLIRTYQATLSSHLPTQCKFTPTCSHYGLGCIQRYGTLRGGLLTTWRLLRCSPLTQGGIDPVP, translated from the coding sequence GTGCGCTTCCAACCGACGGCCTGGGTCTGCCGCGGCCTGATCCGTACCTACCAGGCCACCCTGTCCAGCCACCTGCCCACCCAGTGCAAATTCACCCCCACCTGCAGCCACTACGGCCTGGGCTGCATCCAGCGGTACGGCACCCTCCGCGGCGGCCTGCTCACCACCTGGCGCCTGCTCCGCTGTTCACCCCTGACCCAGGGCGGGATCGATCCAGTTCCATAA
- the ispG gene encoding flavodoxin-dependent (E)-4-hydroxy-3-methylbut-2-enyl-diphosphate synthase, translated as MSDQELQPLAPRRKTRQILVGKVPVGGDAPISVQSMTKTDTRDVEATVNQIYGYANAGCEIVRVSVPTKKAGEVFHEICDRSPIPVVADIHFDYRLALVAADGGAACLRINPGNIGGQDRVRAVVDKAGSLGIPIRIGVNGGSLEKDLLEKFGTATPEAMVESALRHIEVLEREGFRDIKISLKASDVIRTVQAYRLLAKQVDYPFHLGITEAGTPFGGTIRSSVGMGILLAEGLGDTIRVSLTGDGEDECRVGHEMLRALALRSGGFRMVSCPSCGRVQIDLNRVANEIEEGLKAINHENITYAVMGCVVNGPGEAKDADLGVAGGAGEGLIYRKGELIRKVKEEDLVPAFLEEARKVKAEADAAKA; from the coding sequence ATGTCCGATCAGGAACTCCAGCCCCTCGCCCCCCGCCGGAAGACCCGCCAGATCCTGGTGGGCAAGGTGCCCGTGGGCGGGGACGCCCCCATCAGCGTCCAGAGCATGACCAAGACGGACACCCGGGATGTGGAGGCCACGGTCAACCAGATCTACGGCTACGCCAACGCCGGCTGCGAGATCGTGCGAGTGAGCGTGCCCACCAAGAAGGCCGGCGAAGTCTTCCACGAGATCTGCGACCGCAGCCCCATCCCCGTGGTGGCCGACATCCACTTCGACTACCGCCTGGCGCTGGTGGCCGCGGACGGTGGCGCCGCCTGCCTGCGCATCAATCCCGGCAACATCGGCGGCCAGGACCGCGTGAGGGCCGTGGTGGACAAGGCCGGATCCCTGGGCATCCCCATCCGCATCGGCGTGAACGGCGGCAGCCTCGAGAAGGACCTGCTGGAGAAGTTCGGCACCGCCACACCCGAGGCCATGGTGGAGAGCGCCCTGCGCCACATCGAGGTCCTCGAGCGCGAGGGCTTCCGCGACATCAAGATCAGCCTCAAGGCCAGCGATGTGATCCGCACCGTGCAGGCCTACCGCCTGCTGGCGAAGCAGGTGGACTACCCCTTCCACCTGGGGATCACGGAAGCGGGCACGCCCTTCGGCGGCACCATTCGTTCGAGCGTCGGAATGGGTATCCTCTTGGCCGAGGGCCTGGGCGACACCATCCGCGTCTCGCTGACGGGCGACGGTGAAGACGAATGCCGCGTGGGTCACGAGATGCTGCGGGCCCTGGCCCTGCGCAGCGGTGGCTTCCGCATGGTGAGCTGCCCCAGCTGCGGCCGGGTGCAGATCGACCTCAACCGCGTGGCCAACGAGATCGAGGAGGGCCTCAAGGCCATCAACCACGAGAACATCACCTACGCCGTCATGGGCTGCGTGGTGAACGGGCCCGGCGAGGCCAAGGACGCGGATCTCGGCGTGGCCGGCGGCGCCGGCGAAGGCCTCATCTACCGCAAGGGCGAGCTCATCCGGAAGGTGAAGGAGGAGGATCTGGTCCCCGCTTTCCTCGAGGAAGCCCGGAAAGTGAAGGCCGAGGCGGATGCGGCGAAGGCCTAG